A stretch of Methanobrevibacter sp. YE315 DNA encodes these proteins:
- the mtrD gene encoding tetrahydromethanopterin S-methyltransferase subunit D: MDPISLILFIAIGGIMIGAGVHFIPVGGAPAAMATATGVGTGTAMLAAGAGLTGLITAATMTGEPFYIVGIGGAIGAMIMMGITMLIANLIYIFGVGIVPAASKVPVDWITKRNQEAYKTPGTEGHGVPVTSFVSGLIGGLLGGFGGGLVYYGIYDSVKASFDPATAVGLAAILGVGVFFINSVIASYNIGGTIEGMHDPKFKRIGTGALACAIASIVVGIFCIILTGGI; encoded by the coding sequence ATGGATCCAATTAGTTTAATTTTATTCATCGCAATAGGCGGTATTATGATTGGTGCAGGTGTGCACTTTATTCCTGTAGGAGGAGCTCCTGCGGCTATGGCAACAGCTACTGGTGTAGGTACAGGTACTGCTATGTTAGCTGCTGGTGCTGGTTTAACAGGACTTATTACTGCTGCAACTATGACAGGTGAACCATTCTATATAGTAGGTATAGGTGGAGCAATAGGTGCTATGATCATGATGGGTATTACCATGCTCATTGCTAACTTAATTTACATCTTTGGTGTAGGTATTGTTCCTGCAGCATCCAAAGTACCTGTTGACTGGATTACCAAACGTAACCAAGAAGCATACAAAACCCCTGGTACCGAAGGTCACGGTGTACCAGTAACTTCATTTGTAAGTGGTCTTATTGGAGGACTTCTTGGTGGATTCGGTGGTGGATTAGTCTACTACGGTATTTATGATTCTGTAAAAGCTTCTTTTGACCCTGCTACTGCTGTTGGTTTAGCTGCTATTTTAGGTGTAGGTGTGTTCTTTATTAACTCTGTAATTGCTTCTTATAACATCGGTGGTACCATTGAAGGTATGCACGATCCAAAATTCAAAAGAATTGGAACTGGAGCACTTGCATGTGCAATCGCATCTATTGTTGTTGGAATCTTTTGTATTATTTTAACTGGAGGTATCTAA
- the mtrE gene encoding tetrahydromethanopterin S-methyltransferase subunit E yields the protein MDPVTLGVVALMGAVATIGGAAEDLESDIGSQSNPNSQVQLAPQMGHLHRMINKATSGEPVAYGVWCGVAGAVAYIIMSLGMLPIVAIAIGACIAAFVHAIYTVTSHMGRIVGQSQFEQPLFMDVLTQSLGPIAGHGFITTFCIVGISYLMTIPINGTALHVFPLPLLAMLWGIALGAIGSSTGDVHYGAESEYQKFEFGGGTPVAIQGDIVTKAPMGAKNSMDVVNFCAKFGGPLTGFCFGLVVFFSFWNTVVFGVYGGIIVGIIIVILLVIMDNYLEVFARTKYGPYEEE from the coding sequence ATGGACCCTGTAACATTAGGTGTAGTTGCATTAATGGGTGCAGTTGCTACTATTGGAGGGGCTGCAGAGGACTTAGAATCTGATATTGGTTCTCAAAGTAACCCTAACTCCCAAGTTCAACTTGCTCCACAAATGGGACATTTACACCGTATGATAAACAAGGCGACTTCTGGTGAACCAGTCGCTTATGGTGTTTGGTGTGGTGTTGCTGGTGCTGTTGCATACATCATTATGTCTTTAGGTATGTTACCTATCGTAGCTATTGCAATTGGTGCTTGTATCGCTGCTTTTGTTCACGCTATTTATACTGTTACATCCCACATGGGAAGGATTGTCGGACAATCTCAATTCGAACAACCATTATTTATGGATGTTTTAACTCAATCTTTAGGACCTATCGCAGGTCACGGATTTATAACTACTTTTTGTATAGTTGGAATTTCATACTTAATGACTATTCCAATTAATGGTACTGCATTACACGTATTCCCATTACCACTCTTAGCAATGCTTTGGGGTATTGCTCTTGGAGCTATCGGTTCTTCAACTGGGGACGTTCACTATGGTGCAGAAAGTGAATATCAAAAATTTGAATTTGGTGGAGGAACCCCTGTAGCTATTCAAGGGGATATTGTTACTAAAGCTCCAATGGGTGCTAAAAACTCTATGGATGTAGTAAACTTCTGTGCTAAATTTGGTGGACCATTAACTGGTTTCTGTTTCGGTCTCGTTGTATTCTTTAGTTTCTGGAATACAGTAGTATTTGGAGTATATGGTGGTATTATTGTAGGTATTATCATTGTTATCTTATTAGTTATAATGGATAACTACTTAGAAGTATTTGCAAGAACCAAATATGGACCATATGAGGAAGAATAA
- the mcrA gene encoding coenzyme-B sulfoethylthiotransferase subunit alpha, whose product MADKKFLDAMKKKFVEDPTEKTTQFYNMGGWTQSERKTAFVNEGKEIAEKRGIPMYNPDIGSPLGQRALMSYQLSTTDTFVEGDDLHYINNAAIQQAWDDIRRTVIVGLNTAHNVLEKRLGIEVTPETITNYLETVNHAMPGAAVVQEHMVETDPLVVADSYVKVFTGDDELADEIDSAFVLDINKEFPEDQAEALKAEVGGAIWQAVRIPSIVGRVCDGGNTSRWSAMQIGMSMISAYNQCAGEGATGDFAYASKHAEVVHMGTYLPVRRARAENELGGVPFGFMADICQGSRAYPDDPVRSTLEVVALGAALYDQIWLGSYMSGGVGFTQYATAAYTDNVLDDFTYYGKDYVEDKYGDLCSAPNNMDTVLDVGSEVAFYALEQYESYPALLETHFGGSQRASVISAAAGCSTAFATGNAQTGLSAWYLSMYLHKEQHSRLGFYGFDLQDQCGAANVFSIRNDEGLPLEMRGPNYPNYAMNVGHQGEYAGISQAPHSARGDAWAFNPLVKIAFADKNLCFDFSQVRAQFAKGALREFEPAGERTAITPAK is encoded by the coding sequence ATGGCTGATAAAAAATTCTTAGATGCAATGAAAAAGAAATTCGTTGAAGATCCAACCGAAAAAACAACCCAATTCTATAACATGGGTGGTTGGACCCAATCCGAAAGAAAAACTGCATTCGTAAACGAAGGTAAAGAAATTGCAGAAAAAAGAGGAATCCCAATGTACAACCCAGACATTGGTTCTCCTTTAGGTCAAAGAGCTTTAATGTCCTACCAATTATCCACTACCGATACTTTCGTTGAAGGTGACGATTTACACTACATCAACAACGCAGCTATCCAACAAGCTTGGGATGATATTAGAAGAACTGTAATTGTAGGATTAAACACTGCACACAACGTTCTCGAAAAAAGATTAGGTATTGAAGTTACTCCTGAAACCATTACAAACTACTTAGAAACTGTAAACCACGCTATGCCTGGTGCAGCAGTAGTTCAAGAACACATGGTAGAAACTGACCCATTAGTAGTAGCTGACTCATACGTAAAAGTATTTACTGGTGACGACGAATTAGCAGACGAAATTGACTCTGCATTCGTATTAGACATCAACAAAGAGTTCCCTGAAGACCAAGCTGAAGCTTTAAAAGCTGAAGTTGGAGGAGCTATTTGGCAAGCTGTAAGAATCCCATCCATCGTAGGAAGAGTCTGTGACGGTGGTAACACCTCCAGATGGTCTGCTATGCAAATTGGTATGTCAATGATTTCTGCATACAACCAATGTGCTGGTGAAGGAGCTACTGGTGACTTCGCATACGCATCCAAACACGCAGAAGTTGTTCACATGGGTACTTACTTACCTGTAAGAAGAGCAAGAGCAGAAAACGAACTTGGTGGAGTTCCATTCGGATTCATGGCAGATATCTGTCAAGGTTCCAGAGCTTACCCAGATGACCCTGTAAGATCAACCTTAGAAGTAGTAGCTTTAGGTGCTGCTTTATACGACCAAATTTGGTTAGGTTCTTACATGTCTGGTGGTGTAGGATTTACCCAATATGCTACCGCAGCATACACCGATAACGTATTAGACGACTTCACCTACTACGGTAAAGACTACGTCGAAGACAAATACGGAGACTTATGCTCCGCACCTAACAACATGGACACTGTTCTTGATGTAGGTAGTGAAGTAGCATTCTACGCATTAGAACAATACGAATCTTACCCAGCTTTACTCGAAACTCACTTCGGTGGATCTCAAAGAGCATCCGTTATTTCCGCAGCTGCTGGTTGTTCCACTGCATTCGCTACTGGTAATGCACAAACTGGTTTAAGCGCATGGTACTTATCCATGTACTTACACAAAGAACAACACTCCAGATTAGGATTCTACGGTTTCGATTTACAAGATCAATGTGGTGCAGCTAACGTATTCTCCATCAGAAACGATGAAGGTTTACCACTCGAAATGAGAGGACCTAACTACCCTAACTACGCAATGAACGTAGGACACCAAGGTGAATACGCTGGTATCTCACAAGCACCTCACTCCGCTCGTGGAGACGCTTGGGCTTTCAACCCATTAGTAAAAATCGCATTTGCTGACAAAAACTTATGTTTCGACTTCAGTCAAGTACGTGCTCAATTTGCTAAAGGTGCATTAAGAGAATTCGAACCTGCTGGTGAAAGAACTGCTATTACTCCAGCAAAATAG
- the mcrG gene encoding coenzyme-B sulfoethylthiotransferase subunit gamma, translated as MVQIYPGTSQVAQNRRNFTNPEYELEKLREISDEDVVKILGHKAPGEEYKSVHPPLDEMDEPDDSVRELVAPIDGAKAGDRIRYIQFVDSMYFAPAQPFIRARSYLCRFRGIDTGTLSGRQVVEARERDIERISKYLLETEYFDTARTGIRGGSVHGHSLRLDENGLMFDMLRRQVFNKETGKVEMVKDQIGKELDEPVILGEPLDEETLRAKTTIYRIDGEAYKDDVEAVEVCQRIHVSRSFGAFNPEAGW; from the coding sequence ATGGTACAAATTTATCCAGGTACTTCTCAGGTTGCTCAAAACAGAAGAAACTTCACTAACCCTGAATATGAGTTAGAAAAGTTAAGAGAAATTTCTGACGAAGACGTAGTAAAAATATTAGGTCATAAAGCTCCAGGTGAAGAATACAAATCAGTTCACCCACCATTAGACGAAATGGACGAGCCAGATGACAGTGTAAGAGAATTAGTAGCACCAATCGACGGTGCAAAAGCAGGAGACAGAATTAGATACATCCAATTCGTAGACTCCATGTACTTCGCTCCAGCTCAACCTTTCATCAGAGCTAGATCTTACTTATGCAGATTTAGAGGAATCGATACTGGTACATTATCCGGAAGACAAGTAGTTGAAGCAAGAGAAAGAGACATCGAAAGAATCTCCAAATACCTCTTAGAAACCGAATACTTTGATACCGCAAGAACCGGTATTAGAGGTGGAAGTGTACACGGTCACTCCTTAAGATTAGATGAAAACGGTTTAATGTTCGACATGCTCAGAAGACAAGTATTCAACAAAGAAACCGGTAAAGTCGAAATGGTAAAAGACCAAATTGGTAAAGAATTAGACGAACCTGTAATTTTAGGTGAACCATTAGACGAAGAAACTTTAAGAGCAAAAACCACTATTTACAGAATAGATGGTGAAGCATACAAAGACGACGTAGAAGCTGTGGAAGTTTGTCAAAGAATTCACGTTTCCAGATCCTTTGGTGCATTCAATCCAGAAGCAGGATGGTAG
- the mcrC gene encoding methyl-coenzyme M reductase I operon protein C: MIGRCTHVVDCREASGMGKGGSLAQRGTFAECGTDVCAVAMSPGRRHITKPVCEITFGLREANVLTSTMVLNAGAGVPHDAPAAGGTLFGLTDKEVEQLRNFKLIVIHLGGVANHLIYKARLILRNVNKHCIIICESPVDCEDFAKIGVKTSKVMPADEDIKTEGTIDDIVTGVIRGETISQEKLDEIIRKVKLALGDA; the protein is encoded by the coding sequence ATGATAGGACGCTGTACTCACGTAGTAGATTGTAGGGAAGCAAGTGGTATGGGTAAAGGTGGAAGCCTTGCTCAAAGAGGCACTTTCGCTGAATGCGGTACTGATGTATGCGCAGTAGCAATGTCTCCAGGACGCAGACACATTACCAAGCCGGTTTGCGAAATTACTTTTGGATTACGTGAAGCAAATGTTTTAACAAGTACTATGGTTTTAAATGCCGGTGCTGGTGTTCCTCATGACGCTCCTGCTGCAGGGGGTACCTTATTTGGTCTCACTGATAAAGAAGTTGAACAATTACGTAATTTTAAACTAATTGTGATTCATTTAGGAGGAGTTGCAAATCATTTAATTTACAAAGCAAGATTAATTCTAAGGAATGTCAATAAACACTGTATAATTATATGCGAATCACCAGTAGATTGTGAAGATTTTGCTAAAATTGGTGTAAAAACTTCCAAAGTAATGCCTGCAGATGAAGATATTAAAACCGAAGGTACTATTGATGATATTGTTACAGGAGTTATCCGTGGTGAAACAATTTCACAAGAAAAATTAGATGAAATAATTAGAAAAGTTAAATTAGCATTAGGAGATGCATAA
- the mcrD gene encoding methyl-coenzyme M reductase operon protein D, producing the protein MDIEIFPYRVLGSDTTEKLLNELESLEDVRRTVIHGPRFPKGEATLPPKYRERRVININGEDVVLQVKTARIFLEITMESTIKEIEKICETYIPYGFDINQDRSNYIRKEKTVTDRIKYGNSDLPDELIGMTDQYSSFDDHVKIIKKDDLD; encoded by the coding sequence ATGGATATTGAGATTTTCCCTTACAGAGTTCTTGGAAGTGATACAACAGAAAAGTTGTTGAATGAACTAGAATCTCTAGAAGATGTAAGAAGAACTGTTATCCACGGTCCAAGGTTCCCAAAAGGTGAAGCTACTTTACCTCCAAAATACAGGGAACGTAGGGTTATTAATATCAATGGTGAGGATGTTGTTCTACAAGTTAAAACTGCTAGAATATTCCTCGAAATAACAATGGAATCAACAATTAAGGAAATCGAAAAAATCTGTGAAACTTACATTCCATATGGTTTTGATATTAATCAAGATAGGTCTAATTATATCAGAAAAGAAAAAACTGTTACTGATAGGATTAAATATGGAAATTCAGATTTGCCAGATGAATTAATTGGAATGACAGATCAATATTCATCATTTGATGACCATGTGAAAATTATTAAAAAGGATGACTTAGATTAA